A genomic window from Thiomonas arsenitoxydans includes:
- the hisS gene encoding histidine--tRNA ligase, which yields MADKLSAVKGMNDIVPPKSAAWEWFEEQVRALMGSYGYQNLRTPILEYTPLFVRGIGEVTDIVEKEMYSFTDALNGEPLTLRPEGTAAVVRACIEHSLLYDGGKRLWYTGPMFRHERPQRGRYRQFHQVGAEALGFAGPDVDVELILMARQLWARLGLSELVTLEINCLGQADERARHRVALIAYLEQHIDQLDEDTRRRLHSNPLRVLDTKNPAMQALVEGAPKLIDYLGEASLAHFEGVQALLRAAGQSFTLNPRLVRGLDYYNLTVFEWVTDRLGAQATVCAGGRYDGLIEQIGGKPTPACGWALGMERVLELLIEAGQNAPVSAPHAYAVMTSPELMSRVMPLCESLRAAGVRVQLHMGGGSMKSQMKKADASGARWALVFGEQELQSGQVGIKDLRGAQDAQQQRMLPLEPLQTLVCALL from the coding sequence ATGGCAGACAAACTCAGTGCCGTCAAAGGCATGAATGACATCGTGCCGCCCAAATCGGCGGCGTGGGAGTGGTTTGAAGAGCAGGTGCGCGCGCTCATGGGCAGCTACGGCTACCAGAATCTGCGCACGCCCATACTCGAATACACCCCGCTGTTCGTGCGCGGCATCGGCGAAGTGACCGACATTGTTGAGAAAGAGATGTACAGCTTCACCGACGCGCTCAACGGCGAACCGCTCACGCTGCGGCCCGAAGGCACGGCGGCCGTGGTGCGCGCGTGCATCGAACATTCGCTGCTGTATGACGGCGGCAAGCGGCTCTGGTACACCGGGCCGATGTTCCGCCACGAGCGGCCACAGCGCGGGCGCTATCGCCAGTTCCATCAGGTCGGTGCCGAGGCGCTGGGTTTTGCCGGGCCGGATGTGGACGTGGAGCTCATTCTGATGGCCCGTCAGCTCTGGGCGCGTCTGGGCCTGAGTGAACTGGTCACGCTCGAAATCAACTGTCTCGGTCAGGCCGACGAGCGGGCGCGGCATCGCGTGGCGCTCATCGCCTATCTCGAACAACACATCGATCAACTCGATGAAGATACGCGCCGCCGCCTGCACAGCAATCCGCTGCGCGTGCTCGATACCAAGAATCCGGCCATGCAAGCGCTGGTTGAGGGGGCTCCCAAGCTCATCGACTACCTCGGCGAAGCGTCGCTGGCGCATTTCGAGGGGGTGCAGGCGCTGTTGCGCGCGGCGGGGCAGTCATTCACCCTCAACCCGCGACTGGTGCGCGGGCTGGACTATTACAACCTCACGGTGTTCGAGTGGGTGACCGACCGGCTGGGCGCGCAGGCCACGGTCTGCGCGGGCGGGCGCTACGACGGGCTGATCGAGCAGATCGGCGGCAAACCCACGCCCGCCTGCGGTTGGGCGCTGGGCATGGAGCGGGTGCTCGAACTGCTGATCGAAGCGGGTCAGAATGCGCCCGTGAGCGCCCCTCATGCCTACGCCGTGATGACCAGCCCTGAGTTGATGTCGCGTGTCATGCCCCTGTGCGAGTCTTTGCGTGCTGCCGGAGTGCGGGTGCAACTGCACATGGGCGGCGGCAGCATGAAGTCGCAAATGAAAAAGGCCGACGCCTCCGGCGCGCGCTGGGCGCTGGTGTTCGGTGAACAGGAATTGCAGTCCGGGCAGGTCGGCATCAAGGATCTGCGCGGCGCGCAGGACGCGCAGCAGCAGCGCATGCTCCCGCTGGAACCCTTGCAGACGCTGGTTTGCGCTCTGCTCTGA
- a CDS encoding YfgM family protein, which yields MSYNFEEQEQIAQMRHFWERWGTQISAGVLAVAVGFAGYYGWQWWQRNQGAKAAVVFEQVQAAIQSNNPDKIEQAWAVMQSKAPGSAYAGMAALAVAKSLHDAGKNEQAIAALKWASEHAAGPSARSVARLNLSALQIDAKQYAEAIKTLADVPEPTFAALFDIRRGDLAMLQGQRDAARTAYEAALKALPADSSQRAAVEQKLQSVGGGAA from the coding sequence ATGAGCTACAACTTCGAAGAACAAGAGCAGATCGCCCAGATGCGCCATTTCTGGGAGCGTTGGGGCACCCAGATTTCCGCGGGCGTGCTGGCCGTCGCTGTGGGTTTCGCCGGCTATTACGGCTGGCAATGGTGGCAACGCAACCAAGGGGCGAAGGCGGCAGTGGTGTTCGAGCAGGTGCAGGCCGCCATCCAGAGCAACAACCCTGACAAGATCGAGCAGGCCTGGGCCGTCATGCAGAGCAAGGCTCCAGGCAGTGCCTATGCCGGCATGGCCGCGCTGGCCGTCGCCAAGTCCTTGCACGACGCGGGTAAAAACGAACAGGCCATCGCCGCGCTCAAGTGGGCCTCCGAGCACGCGGCCGGACCGAGCGCGCGCTCAGTGGCCCGGCTGAATCTCTCGGCCTTGCAGATCGATGCCAAGCAATATGCAGAGGCGATCAAAACCCTGGCTGACGTGCCCGAGCCGACATTCGCCGCCCTGTTTGACATCCGCCGTGGCGATTTGGCCATGCTGCAAGGCCAGCGCGACGCGGCCCGTACCGCTTACGAAGCCGCACTCAAGGCGCTGCCTGCCGATTCATCACAGCGCGCTGCGGTGGAGCAAAAACTGCAGTCGGTCGGCGGAGGTGCGGCATGA
- the ispG gene encoding flavodoxin-dependent (E)-4-hydroxy-3-methylbut-2-enyl-diphosphate synthase produces the protein MELLDPPISEAVPARHRTRQARVVWGDHVVTVGGDAPVRVQSMTNTDTADAIGTAIQVKELAVAGSELVRITVNTPEAAAAVPAIREQLDRMGVSVPLIGDFHYNGHRLLTDFPDCARALSKYRINPGNVGKGDKKDKQFGQMIDIAQRYDKPVRIGVNWGSLDQELLASLMDANARRAQPYEARQIMAQALVLSALESAQRAHELGMDPAQILLSCKVSNVQDLITVYRALAARCDYPLHLGLTEAGMGTKGAVASTAALAVLLQEGIGDTIRVSLTPEPNAPRSQEVVVALEILQALGLRAFTPSVTACPGCGRTTSTFFQELTQSIDQFLRAQMPVWRTRYPGVEQLRVAVMGCIVNGPGESKHADIGISLPGTGEAPAAPVFIDGEKRMTLRGDNIAAEFQAIVEQYVQQRYGAPHRYPEQVA, from the coding sequence ATGGAATTGCTCGACCCCCCCATTTCCGAAGCCGTGCCCGCCCGCCACCGCACACGCCAGGCCCGAGTGGTCTGGGGCGATCATGTGGTGACCGTGGGCGGTGACGCGCCGGTGCGCGTGCAGTCCATGACCAATACCGATACGGCCGACGCGATCGGTACAGCCATTCAGGTCAAGGAGCTTGCCGTGGCGGGCTCGGAACTGGTGCGCATCACGGTTAATACGCCCGAGGCCGCAGCGGCTGTGCCTGCCATCCGCGAGCAGCTCGACCGCATGGGCGTTTCGGTGCCGCTCATCGGCGACTTTCATTACAACGGCCATCGGCTGTTGACCGACTTTCCCGATTGCGCCCGCGCGCTGTCCAAGTACCGCATCAACCCGGGCAATGTGGGCAAGGGCGACAAGAAAGACAAGCAGTTCGGTCAGATGATCGACATCGCCCAGCGTTACGACAAACCCGTGCGCATCGGGGTGAACTGGGGCAGTCTCGATCAGGAACTGCTCGCCAGCCTGATGGACGCCAATGCCCGCCGCGCCCAGCCTTATGAGGCGCGCCAGATTATGGCGCAGGCGCTGGTGCTCTCGGCGCTGGAATCGGCTCAGCGTGCACATGAATTGGGGATGGATCCGGCGCAAATCCTGCTGTCGTGCAAGGTTTCCAATGTGCAGGATCTCATCACGGTGTACCGCGCCCTGGCGGCGCGTTGCGACTATCCCCTGCATCTCGGCTTGACCGAGGCCGGCATGGGCACCAAAGGCGCCGTGGCGTCGACTGCGGCGCTGGCTGTGCTGTTGCAAGAGGGCATCGGCGACACCATCCGCGTGTCGCTCACGCCCGAGCCGAATGCGCCGCGCAGCCAGGAAGTGGTGGTGGCGCTGGAAATCCTGCAGGCTCTGGGCCTGCGCGCTTTCACACCCAGCGTCACCGCCTGCCCCGGCTGCGGCCGCACCACCAGCACCTTTTTTCAGGAACTGACCCAGAGCATCGACCAGTTTTTGCGTGCGCAGATGCCCGTCTGGCGTACCCGCTACCCCGGCGTGGAGCAACTGCGCGTGGCCGTCATGGGCTGTATCGTCAATGGTCCGGGTGAAAGCAAGCACGCCGACATTGGCATCAGTCTTCCCGGTACCGGCGAGGCGCCGGCGGCGCCGGTGTTTATCGATGGTGAGAAGCGCATGACCCTGCGCGGCGACAACATTGCCGCCGAGTTCCAGGCCATCGTCGAGCAATACGTTCAACAGCGCTACGGCGCGCCCCATCGCTATCCTGAACAGGTGGCTTGA
- a CDS encoding RodZ domain-containing protein, translating into MTEPTPELIASRAKAGAALREARMGAGRNVEELAAQLKVAPAKIAALEAGDWSALPDDTFGRALLRSCCKALKIDAKPLLDLLPGAPVLHSPVPDEEGAELAARVPERPLPRSASATRKSYGLLWLAVLIVALAAVVFFWPALRGLTEGLMPSAAKPQQPAPGSVESVLPAASQSASHAASQPASHPAHAGSSPLPLQSTPAIAGSAPVPVAPVASVTTSAASGNLLQLAASAPSWVQVTASNGKVIFSQLMQPGAPQSIQVPAGSTPLAIVVGNAPHTTVSYAGKPVDLTPDTRANVARFTLK; encoded by the coding sequence ATGACTGAACCCACTCCGGAACTGATTGCCAGCCGTGCCAAGGCGGGGGCTGCCCTGCGCGAGGCGCGCATGGGAGCCGGGCGCAATGTCGAAGAGCTTGCCGCACAGCTCAAGGTGGCCCCTGCAAAAATCGCTGCGCTGGAGGCAGGTGATTGGTCGGCGCTGCCCGACGACACTTTCGGCCGTGCGCTGCTGCGGAGTTGCTGCAAGGCACTGAAAATCGATGCGAAACCCCTGCTCGACCTGCTTCCGGGCGCCCCGGTGCTGCACAGTCCGGTGCCGGACGAGGAGGGCGCGGAGTTGGCCGCACGCGTGCCAGAGCGTCCTTTGCCGCGCTCGGCGAGTGCTACTCGTAAATCGTACGGTCTGCTTTGGCTGGCGGTGCTGATCGTTGCGCTGGCCGCCGTGGTGTTTTTCTGGCCCGCCTTGCGGGGTTTGACCGAGGGGCTGATGCCAAGCGCGGCGAAGCCCCAACAACCCGCGCCGGGCTCGGTGGAAAGCGTGCTGCCTGCCGCTTCACAGTCGGCCTCGCATGCCGCGTCGCAACCTGCGTCGCATCCCGCACATGCCGGTTCGTCGCCGCTGCCCCTGCAGAGTACGCCCGCCATCGCAGGCTCGGCGCCGGTGCCAGTTGCGCCGGTAGCCTCTGTAACAACCAGCGCTGCTTCGGGCAATCTGCTGCAACTGGCGGCGAGCGCGCCGAGCTGGGTGCAAGTCACCGCCAGCAACGGCAAGGTGATTTTTTCGCAGCTCATGCAACCCGGTGCGCCGCAAAGCATTCAGGTGCCTGCGGGAAGCACGCCGCTGGCCATCGTAGTGGGCAACGCGCCGCACACCACAGTGAGCTATGCAGGCAAGCCCGTCGATCTCACCCCGGATACGCGAGCGAATGTCGCGCGCTTCACCCTGAAATAA